A genomic stretch from Burkholderia pyrrocinia includes:
- a CDS encoding universal stress protein, with protein sequence MFRHILVPTDGSELSQKAIDGAIDLARAVGARVTAYACLPQYPYSPFSEVIIEPPADFRARSEREARAHLDEVESAAKVAGVVCDTWTSVHPSPYLGIIEAAERGGCDVIFMASHGRRGLGSLLIGSETQRVLTHTKIPVIVYR encoded by the coding sequence ATGTTCCGGCACATCCTCGTTCCAACCGACGGTTCCGAACTGTCGCAAAAGGCGATTGACGGCGCGATCGACCTGGCGCGCGCGGTCGGCGCGCGCGTGACGGCCTACGCGTGCCTGCCGCAGTATCCATACTCGCCGTTTTCCGAAGTGATCATCGAGCCGCCCGCCGATTTCCGGGCGCGCAGCGAGCGCGAGGCGCGCGCGCACCTCGACGAGGTCGAATCGGCCGCGAAGGTGGCCGGCGTCGTCTGCGACACGTGGACCAGCGTGCATCCGTCGCCGTATCTCGGCATCATCGAGGCGGCCGAACGCGGCGGCTGCGACGTGATCTTCATGGCGTCCCACGGACGCCGCGGGCTCGGCAGCCTGCTGATCGGCAGCGAGACGCAGCGTGTGCTGACCCATACGAAAATTCCGGTGATTGTCTATCGGTAG
- the aceA gene encoding isocitrate lyase, which yields MSRQQQAQELQKQWETDPRWKGIKRGYSAEDVVRLRGSIPIEHTLARRGAEKLWGLINNEPFVNALGALTGNQAMQQVKAGLKAIYLSGWQVAGDANVAGEMYPDQSLYPANSVPLVVKRINNTLTRADQIQWSEGKNPGDEGYVDFFAPIVADAEAGFGGVLNAFELMKAMIEAGASGVHFEDQLASVKKCGHMGGKVLVPTREAVAKLSAARLAADVMGTPTVLVARTDAEAADLITSDVDDNDKPFLTGERTVEGFFRTKPGLEQAISRGLAYAPHADLIWCETGKPDLEYAKKFAEAIHKQFPGKLLSYNCSPSFNWKKNLDDATIAKFQKELGAMGYKFQFITLAGFHALNYSMFNLAHGYARTQMSAFVELQQAEFAAADKGFTAVKHQREVGTGYFDAVTQTVEREASTTALHGSTEDEQFFDGKKVA from the coding sequence ATGTCGCGTCAGCAACAGGCACAGGAACTGCAAAAGCAATGGGAAACCGATCCGCGCTGGAAAGGCATCAAGCGCGGCTACTCGGCCGAGGACGTGGTCCGCCTGCGCGGCTCGATCCCGATCGAGCACACGCTGGCCAGGCGCGGCGCGGAAAAGCTGTGGGGCCTCATCAACAACGAACCGTTCGTCAACGCACTCGGCGCGCTGACCGGCAACCAGGCGATGCAGCAGGTGAAGGCCGGCCTGAAGGCCATCTACCTGTCCGGCTGGCAAGTGGCCGGCGACGCGAACGTCGCGGGCGAAATGTACCCGGACCAGTCGCTGTACCCGGCGAACTCGGTGCCGCTCGTCGTGAAGCGCATCAACAACACGCTGACGCGCGCCGACCAGATCCAGTGGTCGGAAGGCAAGAACCCGGGCGACGAAGGTTATGTCGACTTCTTCGCGCCGATCGTGGCCGACGCGGAAGCCGGTTTCGGCGGCGTGCTGAACGCGTTCGAACTGATGAAGGCGATGATCGAGGCAGGCGCATCGGGCGTTCACTTCGAAGACCAGCTCGCTTCGGTGAAGAAGTGCGGCCACATGGGCGGCAAGGTGCTCGTGCCGACGCGCGAAGCCGTCGCGAAGCTGTCGGCTGCGCGTCTCGCGGCCGACGTGATGGGCACGCCGACCGTGCTGGTCGCACGTACCGACGCGGAAGCGGCCGACCTGATCACGTCCGACGTCGACGACAACGACAAGCCGTTCCTGACGGGCGAGCGCACGGTGGAAGGTTTCTTCCGCACGAAGCCGGGCCTCGAGCAGGCGATCTCGCGCGGCCTCGCGTACGCGCCGCATGCCGACCTGATCTGGTGCGAAACCGGCAAGCCGGATCTCGAGTACGCGAAGAAATTCGCGGAAGCGATCCACAAGCAGTTCCCGGGCAAGCTGCTGTCGTACAACTGCTCGCCGTCGTTCAACTGGAAGAAGAACCTCGACGACGCGACGATCGCGAAATTCCAGAAGGAACTCGGCGCGATGGGCTACAAGTTCCAGTTCATCACGCTGGCCGGCTTCCATGCGCTGAACTACTCGATGTTCAACCTCGCGCACGGCTATGCCCGCACGCAGATGAGCGCGTTCGTCGAACTGCAGCAGGCCGAGTTCGCGGCAGCCGACAAGGGTTTCACGGCCGTCAAGCACCAGCGTGAAGTCGGCACCGGCTACTTCGACGCGGTGACGCAGACGGTCGAACGCGAAGCATCGACGACCGCGCTGCACGGCTCGACCGAAGACGAACAGTTCTTCGACGGCAAGAAGGTCGCGTAA
- a CDS encoding LysR family transcriptional regulator has product MDRFKQIETFAAVAAKGSLSAAAHAEGVAPAIIGRRLDALEERLGVKLLVRTTRKLTLTFEGSAFLEDCQRIINDMQNAEASVSAGGVKASGHLRISAPAGFGRRHVAPLVPEFSSGHPDVSVTLDLSDRMVDLVNEGFDCAVRLGELPDSSLVSLKLGENRRVCVASPAYLARRGTPATLAELARHNCLALAANANQQRGWAFQEDDKVVSIRVNGTMECSDGAVLHEWCLAGHGLAWRSWWEVGDDIAAGRLVSVLDAFAAPPIGIHAVFPQRRHLPLRVRLFLDYLKHTYERPGYWGE; this is encoded by the coding sequence ATGGACCGGTTCAAACAGATCGAAACGTTCGCCGCGGTCGCGGCGAAGGGCAGCTTGTCGGCGGCTGCGCACGCGGAAGGCGTCGCGCCGGCGATCATCGGCCGCCGCCTCGACGCGCTCGAGGAGCGGCTCGGCGTCAAGCTGCTGGTACGCACGACGCGCAAGCTCACGCTGACGTTCGAGGGGTCGGCATTCCTCGAGGATTGCCAGCGGATCATCAACGACATGCAGAACGCGGAGGCGAGTGTGTCCGCCGGCGGCGTCAAGGCGAGCGGCCACCTGCGCATTTCCGCGCCGGCCGGCTTCGGTCGGCGGCACGTCGCGCCGCTCGTGCCCGAGTTCAGCAGCGGGCATCCGGACGTGTCGGTCACGCTCGACCTGTCCGACCGGATGGTCGACCTCGTCAACGAAGGGTTCGATTGCGCGGTGCGGCTCGGCGAACTGCCGGACTCGTCGCTGGTGTCGCTGAAGCTCGGCGAGAATCGCCGCGTGTGCGTTGCGTCGCCCGCGTATCTCGCGCGGCGCGGCACGCCCGCCACGCTCGCGGAACTGGCGCGGCACAACTGCCTCGCGCTCGCGGCGAACGCGAACCAGCAGCGCGGCTGGGCGTTCCAGGAGGACGACAAGGTCGTGTCGATCCGCGTGAACGGCACGATGGAATGCTCGGACGGCGCGGTGCTGCACGAGTGGTGTCTCGCCGGCCACGGCCTGGCATGGCGCTCGTGGTGGGAGGTCGGCGACGACATCGCGGCCGGCCGGCTCGTCAGCGTGCTCGACGCGTTCGCCGCGCCGCCGATCGGCATCCACGCGGTGTTTCCGCAGCGCCGCCACCTGCCGCTGCGCGTGCGCCTGTTTCTCGATTACCTGAAGCACACGTACGAGCGGCCCGGTTATTGGGGCGAGTAG